A DNA window from Setaria viridis chromosome 2, Setaria_viridis_v4.0, whole genome shotgun sequence contains the following coding sequences:
- the LOC117845848 gene encoding uncharacterized protein: MGVLARRFLNLIVPGCTPGVKSVRRIDLAGQQLFYHDEPPPPSNGDGDGSEPLAPAAGGQDTISHPLASKMEMLRLPRASFNFRALNNGWNLNCFPFADSKVICGDQSGFGFIFDLDSRKVETMPPLLKLPTVNPVSVFVHKPHVDDDVWDHGDGSSLFLMERIPQPEPISHLVRESEQFVGFVNHYPSGPWGGKCFTCRLLPPPPFVRETCSWYNNTPKITAYGVIGGGSHVCISVQGVGTYCLDTANHTWSQVGKWTLPFHGKVEYVPELKLWFGLSGDSQHLAAADLSDMDSQPQLVGGPWKELDPPDEWKECKDPQFVSLGSGRFCIARFFQEAAGSAGDEVIHENAAVFTGVEVNSSGKCGTGKEVQMTPHRSRGAYNTSIEALF, translated from the coding sequence ATGGGCGTCTTGGCGCGGCGGTTTCTGAATCTGATCGTTCCCGGCTGCACCCCTGGTGTTAAATCTGTGCGTCGCATCGACCTGGCGGGCCAGCAGCTGTTTTACCATGacgaaccaccaccaccatccaaCGGAGACGGAGACGGATCTGAACCATTAGCCCCAGCAGCAGGAGGGCAAGACACCATCTCTCACCCCCTGGCTTCAAAGATGGAGATGCTTCGGCTTCCTCGTGCAAGCTTCAACTTCCGTGCTCTAAACAACGGATGGAACCTGAACTGCTTCCCGTTCGCGGACTCCAAGGTCATCTGCGGGGATCAGTCGGGATTCGGCTTCATCTTCGACCTGGATTCACGCAAGGTGGAAACCATGCCCCCGCTCCTCAAGCTGCCGACGGTGAATCCCGTCTCCGTCTTCGTTCACAAGCCCcacgtcgacgacgacgtcTGGGACCATGGCGACGGTAGCAGCCTCTTCCTCATGGAGAGGATCCCCCAACCAGAGCCGATCTCCCATTTAGTGCGGGAGAGCGAGCAGTTCGTGGGCTTCGTCAACCATTATCCAAGTGGGCCCTGGGGCGGCAAATGCTTCACCTGCCGcctccttccgccgccgccttttGTACGAGAGACATGTAGCTGGTACAACAACACCCCCAAGATCACAGCCTATGGTGTCATCGGTGGCGGATCACATGTTTGCATATCCGTTCAGGGTGTTGGCACCTATTGCCTGGACACAGCAAACCACACGTGGAGCCAAGTTGGAAAATGGACACTGCCCTTCCATGGCAAGGTTGAGTACGTGCCTGAGCTCAAGCTCTGGTTTGGCCTCTCCGGCGATTCCCAGCACTTGGCTGCTGCTGACCTCTCTGACATGGATTCCCAGCCACAGCTAGTGGGCGGGCCTTGGAAGGAGCTTGATCCACCAGATGAATGGAAGGAATGCAAAGATCCTCAGTTTGTCAGCCTGGGTTCTGGCAGGTTCTGCATTGCAAGGTTCTTCCAAGAAGCTGCAGGCTCTGCTGGTGATGAAGTGATCCATGAAAATGCTGCTGTCTTTACTGGTGTTGAGGTCAATAGCAGTGGCAAATGTGGCACAGGGAAAGAAGTCCAAATGACCCCTCACAGATCCAGAGGTGCCTACAACACTAGCATCGAGGCATTGTTCTGA